TGTCGTGGATCTGCACGCCCTGGGAGCGGTAGACCTCCTGGACCTCGTCCACGAGGTGCTCCTGGGCCCGGCGCACACCGAGGATCCGCAGGACGTCCTGCGGGTCCGGGGTGCCCTGGGTGATCTTCTGACCGACCTCGACGTGGTCGCCCTCGCCGACGAGCAGGCGCGAGCGCTTCGACACCGGGTAGTCCTGCGGCTCGGAGCCGTCGTCGGGGGTGACGACGACCTTCTTGGCCTTGTCGGTCTCCTCGATGGTGATCCGACCGGCGGCCTCCACGATGGGCGCACGACCCTTGGGCGAGCGCGCCTCGAAGAGCTCGACCACACGGGGCAGACCCTGCGTGATGTCGTCCGCGGAGGCCACACCACCGGTGTGGAAGGTACGCATCGTGAGCTGCGTGCCGGGCTCACCGATGGACTGCGCGGCGATGATGCCGACCGCCTCACCGATGTCGACCAGCTTGCCGGTGGCCAGCGAGCGGCCGTAGCACTTGGCGCACGTGCCGGTCTTGGCCTCGCAGGTCAGGACCGAGCGGACCTTGACCGAGCCGACCCCGGCCTCGATGAGCTCGTCGATCTTGACGTCGCCGAGGTCGCCACCTGCCGCGACCAGCTCCTCGCCGGTCTCGGGGTGCACGACCGCGGTCGCCACCGAGCGGGCGTACGCCGCGGTGTCCACGTGGTCGGCCAGGCGCAGCGCGCCGGACTCGGTGCGGTCGGCGATCACCTTCGGCAGGCCACGCTCGGTGCCGCAGTCCTCCTCGCGGATGATCACGTCCTGCGACACGTCGACCAGACGACGGGTCAGGTAGCCGGAGTCGGCGGTCCGCAGCGCGGTGTCCGCCAGGCCCTTGCGCGCACCGTGCGTGGCGATGAAGTACTCCAGGACGGTCAGGCCCTCCTTGAAGTTCGACTTGATCGGACGCGGGATGATCTCGCCCTTCGGGTTGGCCACCAGACCACGCATGGCCGCGATCTGCCGGACCTGCATCATGTTTCCGCGGGCACCGGAGTGGACCATCATGTAGATCGGGTTCTTCTTCTGGCCCTCGAAGGTCTTCTCGAGCTCCTTGGCGACCTCGTTCGACGCCTGGGTCCAGACCTCGATCAGCTCCTGACGACGCTCGTCGTCGGTGATCAGACCGCGGTCGTACTGCTGCTGGACCTTCGCGGCCTGGCCCTCGAAGGCGGCCAGGATCTCGGCCTTCTGCGGCGGGGTGACGACGTCGTCGATGGAGACGGTGACGCCGGACCGGGTGGCCCAGTGGAAGCCGGTGTCCTTGAGCGCGTCGAGCGCCGCGGCGACCTCGACCTTGGAGTAGCGCTCCGCGAGGTCGTTGACGATGACGCCGAGCTGCTTCTTGCCGACCTCCTCGTTCACGAACGCGTAGTCGTCCGGGAGGGTCTCGTTGAAGAGCGCCCGGCCCAGGGTCGTCTCACGCGTGCCGGTCCCGGGGAAGCGGATCTTGACGCTGGTCTGCAGCTCGATCTCGCCCTTGTCGAAGGCCATGATGGCCTCGGCGGTCGAGGAGAAGCCACGACCCTCGCCGCGGTACTCCTGGCCCTCGTTCTGGTGGGTCAGGAAGTACAGCCCGATGATCATGTCCTGCGTGGGCATGGTGACCGGCCGGCCGTCGGACGGCTTGAGGATGTTGTTCGTCGACAGCATGAGGATGCGGGCCTCGGCCTGCGCCTCGGCGGACAGCGGCAGGTGCACCGCCATCTGGTCACCGTCGAAGTCGGCGTTGAACGCGGTGCAGACCAGCGGGTGGATCTGGATGGCCTTGCCCTCGATCAGCTGCGGCTCGAACGCCTGGATGCCCAGACGGTGCAGCGTGGGCGCACGGTTCAGCAGCACCGGGTGCTCGGTGATGACCTCCTCGAGGACGTCCCACACGACCGGACGGGCGCGCTCGACCATGCGCTTGGCCGACTTGATGTTCTGGGCGTGGTTGAGCTCGACCAGACGCTTCATCACGAACGGCTTGAACAGCTCCAGCGCCATCTGCTTGGGCAGACCGCACTGGTGCAGCTTCAGCTGCGGGCCGACCACGATGACCGAACGGCCCGAGTAGTCCACGCGCTTGCCCAGCAGGTTCTGGCGGAAGCGGCCCTGCTTGCCCTTGAGCATGTCGGACAGCGACTTCAGCGGCCGGTTGCCCGGGCCGGTGACGGGACGGCCACGGCGGCCGTTGTCGAACAGCGAGTCGACGGCCTCCTGGAGCATCCGCTTCTCGTTGTTGACGATGATCTCCGGCGCACCCAGGTCCAGCAGCCGCTTGAGGCGGTTGTTGCGGTTGATGACGCGACGGTAGAGGTCGTTGAGGTCGGAGGTCGCGAAGCGGCCACCGTCGAGCTGCACCATCGGGCGCAGGTCCGGCGGGATGACCGGGACGGCGTCGAGGACCATGCCGACCGGCTTGTTGCCGGTCTTGCGGAAGGCGTCGACGACCTTGAGGCGCTTGAGGGCGCGGACCTTGCGCTGGCCCTTGCCTGTGGCGATGGTCTCCTTGAGCGACTCCACCTCGGCGGTCAGGTCGAAGGTCTCCAGGCGCTTCTGGATCGCGGTCGCGCCCATGAAGCCCTCGAAGTACTTGCCGAACCAGTTCTTCATCTCGCGGTAGAGCATCTCGTCGCCCTCGAGGTCCTGGACCTTGAGGTTCTTGAAGCGCGTCCAGACCTCCTCGAGGCGGTCGAGCTCGCGCTGGCTGCGGTCGCGCAGCTGCTTCATCTCGCGCTCCGCGGCGTCGCGGACCTTGCGGCGCGCGTCGGCCTTGGCGCCCTCGGCCTCCAGCGAGGCGAGGTCCTCCTCGAGCTTCTGCGAGCGGTCGTTGATCTGCGTGTCGCGACGGCCCTCGAGGCGCTTGCGCTCCATGTCGATCTTGGCCTCGAGCGAGGACAGGTCGCGGTGGCGTGCGTCCTCGTCGACCGAGGTGATCATGTAGGCCGCGAAGTAGATGACCTTCTCGAGGTCCTTCGGCGCCAGGTCGAGCAGGTAGCCGAGCCGGCTGGGCACACCCTTGAAGTACCAGATGTGGGTGACCGGGGCGGCCAGCTCGATGTGGCCCATGCGCTCGCGGCGCACCTTGGAGCGGGTCACCTCGACGCCGCAGCGCTCGCAGATGATGCCCTTGAAGCGCACGCGCTTGTACTTGCCGCAGTAGCACTCCCAGTCCCGGGTGGGACCGAAGATCTTCTCGCAGAAGAGGCCGTCACGCTCGGGCTTGAGCGTGCGGTAGTTGATGGTCTCCGGCTTCTTGACCTCGCCGTGGCTCCAGGCGCGGATCTCGTCCGCGGT
This DNA window, taken from Nocardioides sp. HDW12B, encodes the following:
- a CDS encoding DNA-directed RNA polymerase subunit beta' translates to MLDVNFFDQLKIGLATADEIRAWSHGEVKKPETINYRTLKPERDGLFCEKIFGPTRDWECYCGKYKRVRFKGIICERCGVEVTRSKVRRERMGHIELAAPVTHIWYFKGVPSRLGYLLDLAPKDLEKVIYFAAYMITSVDEDARHRDLSSLEAKIDMERKRLEGRRDTQINDRSQKLEEDLASLEAEGAKADARRKVRDAAEREMKQLRDRSQRELDRLEEVWTRFKNLKVQDLEGDEMLYREMKNWFGKYFEGFMGATAIQKRLETFDLTAEVESLKETIATGKGQRKVRALKRLKVVDAFRKTGNKPVGMVLDAVPVIPPDLRPMVQLDGGRFATSDLNDLYRRVINRNNRLKRLLDLGAPEIIVNNEKRMLQEAVDSLFDNGRRGRPVTGPGNRPLKSLSDMLKGKQGRFRQNLLGKRVDYSGRSVIVVGPQLKLHQCGLPKQMALELFKPFVMKRLVELNHAQNIKSAKRMVERARPVVWDVLEEVITEHPVLLNRAPTLHRLGIQAFEPQLIEGKAIQIHPLVCTAFNADFDGDQMAVHLPLSAEAQAEARILMLSTNNILKPSDGRPVTMPTQDMIIGLYFLTHQNEGQEYRGEGRGFSSTAEAIMAFDKGEIELQTSVKIRFPGTGTRETTLGRALFNETLPDDYAFVNEEVGKKQLGVIVNDLAERYSKVEVAAALDALKDTGFHWATRSGVTVSIDDVVTPPQKAEILAAFEGQAAKVQQQYDRGLITDDERRQELIEVWTQASNEVAKELEKTFEGQKKNPIYMMVHSGARGNMMQVRQIAAMRGLVANPKGEIIPRPIKSNFKEGLTVLEYFIATHGARKGLADTALRTADSGYLTRRLVDVSQDVIIREEDCGTERGLPKVIADRTESGALRLADHVDTAAYARSVATAVVHPETGEELVAAGGDLGDVKIDELIEAGVGSVKVRSVLTCEAKTGTCAKCYGRSLATGKLVDIGEAVGIIAAQSIGEPGTQLTMRTFHTGGVASADDITQGLPRVVELFEARSPKGRAPIVEAAGRITIEETDKAKKVVVTPDDGSEPQDYPVSKRSRLLVGEGDHVEVGQKITQGTPDPQDVLRILGVRRAQEHLVDEVQEVYRSQGVQIHDKHIEIIVRQMLRRVLVLEQGDTRLLPSDLVDRPSFEAENRRVVSEGGKPAAGRPQLMGITKASLATESWLSAASFQETTRVLTDAAIHGKSDSLMGLKENVIIGKLIPAGTGLERYRNIRVEPTEEARANAYTVSGYNSYYDEFSSVGQQQVVALDDFPFRYDN